A stretch of the Panicum virgatum strain AP13 chromosome 9N, P.virgatum_v5, whole genome shotgun sequence genome encodes the following:
- the LOC120690216 gene encoding uncharacterized protein LOC120690216 has protein sequence MGAAASSSPPPPLEAATAASDPPTPPPVAVAPPAKEDPQHPATAPPAGGVADGASADAAETVVLDASATAGEVAEGEEEPGECGYSLFMMGGGCKEEFFAWQKCMREAEAEAKTGGFSIMERCQDDKAALWKCMDAHADYYEPILQGERARAAGDLEAFEAQAAAFASSVRALEEGMKKQAAGAAGLPSEKDHEKQVAEVEEEQGECGFCLFMKGGGCKEEFVVWEKCVEEAEAETDGVDVVERCQDVTAALQKCMDAHPDYYEPILRAERAMAADLEAFQAQEAASASSLPASEEGQKKQAAGAAGPPSEKGKEKQVAEVAFSEKESRDPAA, from the coding sequence ATGGGAGCCGccgcctcttcctctccccctcctcccctagaggcagccaccgccgcctccgatcctcctactcctcccccgGTGGCCGTCGCGCCACCAGCCAAAGAAGATCCCCAGCACCCCGCCACCGcccccccggccggcggcgttgCGGACGGTGCGTCGGCCGATGCCGCGGAGACGGTGGTCTTGGATGCCTCCGCGaccgccggcgaggtggcggagggggaggaggagccaggGGAGTGCGGGTACAGCCTCTTCATGATGGGCGGCGGGTGCAAGGAGGAGTTCTTCGCGTGGCAGAAGTGCAtgagggaggcggaggcggaggcgaagACGGGCGGCTTCAGCATCATGGAGCGGTGCCAAGACGACAAGGCCGCGCTGTGGAAGTGCATGGACGCGCACGCCGACTACTATGAGCCCATCCTCCAAGGCGAGCGCGCCAGGGCCGCGGGGGACCTTGAGGCCTTTGAGGCCCAAGCAGCCGCTTTTGCCTCCTCGGTGCGGGCGTTGGAGGAAGGGATGAAGAAGCAGGCGGCTGGCGCAGCGGGGCTGCCGTCGGAGAAAGATCATGAAAAGCaggtggcggaggtggaggaggagcaaggGGAGTGCGGGTTCTGCCTCTTCATGAAGGGCGGCGGGTGCAAGGAGGAGTTCGTCGTGTGGGAGAAGtgcgtggaggaggcggaggccgagACGGACGGCGTCGACGTCGTGGAGCGGTGCCAAGACGTCACGGCCGCGCTGCAGAAGTGCATGGACGCGCACCCTGACTACTACGAGCCCATCCTCCGAGCCgagcgcgccatggccgcggacCTTGAGGCCTTTCAGGCCCAAGAAGCCGCTTCTGCCTCCTCGTTGCCGGCGTCGGAGGAAGGGCAAAagaagcaggcggccggcgcagCAGGGCCGCCGTCGGAGAAAGGCAAGGAGAAGCAGGTGGCTGAGGTGGCGTTCTCGGAGAAGGAGAGCAGAGATCCTGCAGCCTGA
- the LOC120691806 gene encoding putative cyclin-dependent kinase F-2, with translation MKRPEAAAAGASRKRRRFSVGSTEHYEELSRLGEGSFGAVVKARHRVTGQAVAIKRLTLADADGGLAEDPMREAGFHEACGDSPFIVGFHGVVRDPATSRFCLVMECVDGPSLHDYLNRRRRDPQLPEGAVRTVMWQLLTAAKKMHDSGIIHRDIKPHNILVAGDHSAVKICDFGLAMSTSDAPPYEQAGTLFYKAPEMLLDMPVYGTAVDAWSLGCVMAEIISGRPLFQGCYEDGQLCAIFDVLGVPDDRTWPGFSSTPFATNLLPELDVHQNNYLRELFPEATLSKEGFEVLNGLLTCNPDKRLAAKDALEHVWFAKVDELKLPRKDELASALPGKKMLMVRAACAKKRKLQCV, from the coding sequence ATGAAGCGCCCCGAAGCCGCTGCCGCAGGAGCGAGCCGCAAGAGGAGGCGCTTCTCCGTGGGCAGCACCGAGCACTACGAGGAGCTGTCCCGCCTCGGCGAGGGCAGCTTCGGCGCGGTCGTCAAGGCGCGCCACCGCGTCACGGGCCAGGCCGTCGCCATCAAGCGCCTCACCTTggccgacgccgacggcggCCTCGCGGAGGACCCGATGCGCGAGGCGGGCTTCCACGAGGCGTGCGGCGACAGCCCGTTCATCGTCGGCTTCCACGGCGTTGTCCGCGACCCGGCCACGTCGCGCTTCTGCCTCGTCATGGAGTGCGTCGACGGGCCGAGCCTCCACGACTACCTcaaccggcgccgccgcgacccgCAGCTCCCGGAGGGCGCGGTGCGAACCGTCATGTGGCAACTGCTGACGGCCGCCAAGAAGATGCACGACAGCGGCATCATCCACCGGGATATTAAGCCCCATAACATCCTCGTCGCCGGAGATCACAGTGCAGTCAAGATCTGCGACTTCGGGCTCGCCATGTCCACGTCCGACGCGCCGCCGTACGAGCAGGCGGGCACGCTCTTCTACAAGGCGCCCGAGATGCTGCTGGACATGCCCGTCTACGGCACGGCGGTCGACGCCTGGTCCCTGGGATGCGTCATGGCGGAGATCATCAGCGGGAGGCCGCTGTTCCAGGGCTGCTACGAGGACGGGCAGCTCTGCGCCATCTTCGACGTGCTCGGCGTGCCAGACGACAGGACATGGCCGGGGTTCTCCTCCACGCCGTTCGCCACCAACTTGCTGCCGGAGCTGGACGTGCATCAGAACAACTACCTGCGCGAGCTGTTCCCCGAGGCGACCTTGTCCAAGGAAGGATTCGAGGTCCTCAACGGCCTCCTCACCTGCAACCCCGACAAGCGGCTCGCTGCGAAAGACGCGCTCGAGCACGTGTGGTTTGCCAAGGTCGACGAGTTGAAGCTTCCGAGGAAAGATGAGTTGGCATCGGCATTGCCCGGGAAGAAGATGCTCATGGTTCGTGCGGCTTGTGCGAAGAAACGAAAGCTGCAGTGTGTGTGA
- the LOC120688211 gene encoding serine/threonine-protein phosphatase BSL2 homolog → MDVDSRMTTESDSDSDAAAAAASAAGSGSGSETSSSAPSTPGTPGTPAAAPNPAAVGAAGPGPRPAPGYTVVNAVIEKKEDGPGCRCGHTLTAVPAVGEEGTAGYIGPRLILFGGATALEGNSATPPSSAGSAGIRLAGATADVHCYDVSSNKWSRLTPLGEPPSPRAAHVATAVGTMVVIQGGIGPAGLSAEDLHVLDLTQQRPRWHRVVVQGPGPGPRYGHVMALVGQRFLLTIGGNDGKRPLADVWALDTAAKPYEWRKLEPEGEGPPPCMYATASARSDGLLLLCGGRDANSVPLSSAYGLAKHRDGRWEWAIAPGVSPSSRYQHAAVFVNARLHVSGGALGGGRMVEDSSSVAVLDTAAGVWCDTKSVVTTPRTGRYSADAAGGDAAVELTRRCRHAAAAVNDLIFIYGGLRGGVLLDDLLVAEDLAAAETTNAANHAAAGAAATNLQAGRAPVRYEERTRQTSTESGPDGAVVLGTPVAPPVNGDMYTDISPENAVLQGQRRLSKGVDYLVEASAAEAEAISATLAAVKARQVNGETEHSPDKEQSADSTSSSKHSSLIKPDGVLSNNMTAPPGVRLHHRAVVVAAETGGALGGMVRQLSIDQFENEGRRVSYGTPENATAARKLLDRQMSINSVPKKVIASLLKPRGWKPPVRRQFFLDCNEIADLCDSAERIFSSEPSVLRLKAPVKIFGDLHGQFGDLMRLFDEYGAPSTAGDIAYIDYLFLGDYVDRGQHSLETITLLLALKVEYPQNVHLIRGNHEAADINALFGFRIECIERMGERDGIWTWHRMNRLFNWLPLAALIEKKIICMHGGIGRSINHVEQIENLQRPITMEAGSVVLMDLLWSDPTENDSVEGLRPNARGPGLVTFGPDRVMEFCNNNDLQLIVRAHECVMDGFERFAQGHLITLFSATNYCGTANNAGAILVLGRDLVVVPKLIHPLPPAITSPEASPDHIEDTWMQELNANRPPTPTRGRPQAVANDRGSLAWM, encoded by the exons ATGGACGTGGACTCGCGCATGACGACCGAGTCCGACTCCGACTCtgacgcggcggccgcggccgccagcgccgccggctcGGGGTCGGGGAGCGAGACCTCGTCGTccgcgccgtcgacgcccggGACACCCGGGACGCCCGCGGCGGCCCCGAATCCGGCGGCTGTAGGGGCTGCGGGGCCGGGGCCGAGGCCGGCGCCCGGGTACACGGTGGTGAACGCGGTGATCGAGAAGAAGGAGGACGGGCCAGGCTGCCGGTGCgggcacacgctcacggcggtacCGGCCGTCGGGGAGGAGGGCACGGCGGGGTACATCGGACCGAGGCTGATCCTGTTCGGTGGTGCCACCGCGCTCGAGGGGAACTCTGCCACGCCGCCGTCCTCTGCTGGGAGCGCGGGGATCC GTCTTGCTGGCGCGACAGCAGACGTCCATTGTTATGATGTGTCATCAAACAAGTGGAGCAG GCTCACACCACTTGGCGAGCCTCCTTCACCAAGAGCTGCACATGTGGCAACTGCAGTGGGAACCATGGTGGTCATTCAG GGTGGAATTGGCCCTGCCGGTTTATCTGCAGAGGATCTTCATGTTCTAGACCTTACGCAGCAACGACCACGATGGCACAG AGTGGTGGTACAAGGACCTGGTCCGGGTCCACGATATGGTCATGTGATGGCCTTGGTCGGGCAGAGATTTTTATTGACTATTGGTGGAAATGATG GGAAGCGACCTCTAGCGGATGTATGGGCTCTTGATACTGCAGCTAAGCCATATGAATGGAGGAAACTTGAACCAGAAGGTGAAGGACCGCCTCCATGCAT GTATGCCACTGCAAGCGCACGCTCTGATGGTCTCCTCTTACTTTGTGGTGGGAGGGATGCGAATAGTGTG CCCCTATCAAGTGCATATGGTCTTGCGAAACATAGAGATGGGCGCTGGGAGTGGGCAATTGCCCCTGGTGTCTCTCCATCATCCAGATACCAGCATGCAGCT GTTTTTGTCAATGCACGACTTCATGTGTCAGGAGGTGCTCTTGGAGGTGGGCGGATGGTGGAAGACTCCTCGAGTGTTGCAG TACTGGACACTGCTGCTGGAGTCTGGTGCGACACAAAGTCAGTTGTTACAACTCCCAGAACAGGAAGATATAGTGCAGAtgcggcaggtggtgatgctGCTGTTGAGCTTACACGACGGTGCAGGCATGCAGCAGCTGCTGTTAATGATTTAATATTCATTTATGGAGGTTTACGGGGAG GGGTACTTCTTGATGATCTTCTTGTGGCTGaggatcttgctgctgctgaaaCAACAAATGCTGCTAATCATGCAGCAGCAGGTGCAGCAGCTACAAACTTGCAAGCGGGACGAGCACCTGTAAGGTATGAGGAACGAACAAGACAAACGTCTACGGAATCAGGTCCTGATGGTGCTGTAGTTCTTGGGACTCCAGTTGCACCTCCTGTAAATGGAGACATGTATACTGATATCAGCCCCGAGAACGCCGTGTTGCAGGGACAGAG GAGACTAAGCAAAGGTGTGGATTACTTAGTTGAAGCATCAGCAGCAGAGGCGGAGGCAATCAGTGCTACATTAGCTGCTGTGAAGGCCAGGCAAGTTAATGGTGAGACGGAGCACTCGCCTGACAAGGAGCAGTCTGCAGACTCAACATCAAGCAGCAAACATTCTAGCCTCATCAAACCAGACGGTGTTCTTTCTAATAACATGACAGCTCCACCTGGAGTTCGATTGCATCATAGAGCT GTTGTGGTGGCTGCCGAAACTGGAGGTGCCTTAGGTGGTATGGTCAGACAGCTATCAATTGACCAATTCGAAAATGAAGGTAGAAGGGTCAGCTATGGCACCCCAGAGAATGCAACTGCAGCAAGGAAGCTACTAGATAGACAAATGTCTATTAACAGTGTTCCTAAAAAG GTAATTGCATCTCTGTTAAAACCTCGTGGCTGGAAGCCTCCTGTCAGAAGGCAATTCTTCTTGGACTGCAATGAAATTGCAGATCTATGTGACAGTGCTGAGAGAATATTTTCAAGCGAACCAAGCGTTTTGCGGCTTAAAGCTCCTGTTAAGATATTTGGTGATTTACACGGACAATTTGGAGACCTAATGAGGTTGTTTGATGAATATGGTGCTCCTTCGACTGCAGGAGACATCGC TTACATTGATTATCTATTCTTGGGAGATTATGTAGATCGTGGCCAGCATAGTTTAGAAACCATCACTCTTCTTCTTGCATTGAAG GTTGAATATCCTCAAAATGTACATTTGATTCGTGGAAATCATGAAGCTGCAGATATCAATGCTTTGTTTGGTTTCCGGATAGAGTGTATAGAACGAATG GGTGAGAGAGATGGTATCTGGACATGGCATCGAATGAATAGGCTATTCAATTGGCTTCCTTTGGCTGCGCTTATAGAAAAGAAAATCATCTGTATGCATGGTGGCATTGGTCGGTCAATCAACCATGTTGAGCAGATTGAGAATCTTCAAAGGCCAATTACAATGGAAGCTGGCTCGGTTGTCCTCATGGATCTTCTGTG GTCTGATCCAACAGAGAACGACAGTGTTGAAGGACTGAGGCCCAATGCTCGGGGCCCTGGTCTCGTTACATTTGGG CCTGATCGTGTCATGGAGTTCTGCAACAACAATGACCTTCAGTTAATTGTACGAGCACATGAATGTGTGATGGATGGCTTTGAGCGCTTTGCTCAAGGCCACTTGATCACTCTTTTCTCTGCTACAAATTATTGCG GTACTGCAAATAATGCTGGTGCAATCTTGGTTTTGGGTAGAGATCTTGTGGTCGTTCCAAAACTAATTCATCCTTTGCCACCTGCAATTACATCACCCGAGGCATCACCAGATCATATTGAGGACACATGGATGCAG GAGCTGAATGCTAACAGACCACCAACTCCGACCAGGGGCCGTCCCCAAGCAGTAGCTAATGACCGAGGCTCTCTTGCCTGGATGTAG
- the LOC120690217 gene encoding putative E3 ubiquitin-protein ligase SINA-like 6 has product MEPKGETKVDGVRMAMGALDCPVCYEPLGPPIFQCGVGHLICKSCCARLKKCPLCIRTAFERCYGMERVVESIEVPCCFANNGCTKKIAYFNKKKHEKACRHGPCFCPEPGCGFTGPVVALANHVTTQHKWPSMKFKYFEQFNLPLEPGPRVLHAPDGNVFLINLTPAEALGHTISLVCIQPEATDSRFGCTMSFSSFPGHHQISTMDAVRSSSLSDGMPKDFFCVVPKSKYGGIGMFLRTTIDNKLVHEDGDEQEDEDDDDESYDEDEDEEEDFGDA; this is encoded by the exons ATGGAGCCGAAAGGGGAAACTAAGGTGGATGGAGTGAGAATGGCAATGGGTGCCTTGGACTGCCCGGTCTGCTATGAGCCCCTTGGGCCTCCAATTTTCCAG TGCGGTGTGGGGCATTTGATCTGCAAATCATGCTGCGCCAGGCTCAAGAAGTGCCCCCTATGCATAAGAACTGCCTTTGAGCGCTGCTACGGCATGGAGCGTGTTGTCGAATCCATTGAGGTTCCTTGTTGCTTTGCCAACAACGGATGCACCAAGAAGATCGCCTACTTCAACAAGAAAAAGCACGAGAAGGCGTGCCGGCATGGGCCGTGCTTCTGCCCAGAACCTGGCTGCGGGTTCACTGGGCCAGTGGTGGCGCTGGCGAACCATGTCACCACCCAGCACAAGTGGCCGTCCATGAAGTTCAAGTACTTTGAGCAGTTCAACCTCCCCCTCGAGCCAGGCCCGCGCGTGCTCCACGCCCCGGACGGCAACGTTTTCCTCATCAACTTGACGCCCGCGGAGGCCCTGGGGCACACCATCTCCCTCGTCTGCATCCAGCCGGAGGCCACGGACTCGAGGTTTGGGTGCACGATGAGCTTCTCGTCCTTCCCGGGCCACCACCAGATCTCAACAATGGATGCTGTGAGGAGCTCATCCCTTTCTGATGGGATGCCAAAGGACTTCTTCTGCGTCGTGCCCAAGTCCAAGTATGGAGGCATTGGTATGTTTCTCCGAACCACCATAGATAACAAGTTGGTGCATGAAGACGGCGACGAGCAggaggatgaggatgatgatgatgagagcTACGACGAGGAtgaagatgaggaagaagatttCGGTGATGCTTGA